One Microbacterium marinum genomic window, TCACCGATGCGCTGAAGACGGCGGGCATGGGCGCGATCGCCTTCACCCCGCTGGCCCAGGGTCTCCTGACGGACAAGTACCTCGGCGACGGCACCGGCGACCGGTCGCAGTCCCGGTTCTCGCTCCCCGACGGGACGCTGAGCGAGAAGGCCCTGACGACGCTGCGCTCCCTCAACGACATCGCGAATGAGCGCGGACAGACCCTTGCGCAGATGGCCATCCAGTGGATCCTCCGCGACGAGGTCGTCGCGTCCGCCCTCATCGGCGCGTCGAGCACGGCGCAGCTGGACCAGAACCTGGCCGCCACCGAGGGAGCGCCGTTCGACGCCGACGAGCTCGCGCGCATCGACGAGCTGTCCGGCGCGATCGACGTGAACCTCTGGGCGGAGTCGTCGGACGCGTGAGTCTCGTCTACGACGCCGGTCGCCGCGTCCACGTCCGCGCCCCGGGCAAGCTCAACCTCTCGTTCGAGGTCGGGCACGCCGGGGACGACGGATACCACGACGTGGCATCCGTGTATCAGGCGGTGTCGCTCTTCGAGGACGTCTGGGCGACGCACGGCGACGACTTCTCGATCGCGGTGACCGGCGACGTGGACGTGTCGGGGGTGCCGCTCGATGAGCGCAACCTCGCGGTCCGCGCCGCGCGACTGGTGACCCGTGCGGTCGGGTGGAACGGCGGCATCCACCTCGACGTCCACAAGGGTGTCCCGGTGGCCGGCGGAATGGGCGGCGGGTCCGCCGACGCCGCCGCGGCGCTCGTCGCCGTCAACGAACTCGTGGGCGGCGGTCTGTCCGGGAGCGAGCTGCAGGAGCTGGGCGCCGAGCTCGGCGCCGACGTCCCGTTCGCGCTGCTCGGGGGCACCGCCGTCGGCACCGGTCGCGGCGATGAGCTCGCCCCGGCGCTCGCGCGCGGCCGCTTCGACTGGGTCCTCGTCCCGAGCGACGGAGGTCTCTCGAC contains:
- a CDS encoding 4-(cytidine 5'-diphospho)-2-C-methyl-D-erythritol kinase encodes the protein MSLVYDAGRRVHVRAPGKLNLSFEVGHAGDDGYHDVASVYQAVSLFEDVWATHGDDFSIAVTGDVDVSGVPLDERNLAVRAARLVTRAVGWNGGIHLDVHKGVPVAGGMGGGSADAAAALVAVNELVGGGLSGSELQELGAELGADVPFALLGGTAVGTGRGDELAPALARGRFDWVLVPSDGGLSTPTVYGELDRLRAEADIRPDRVAPTVDPAVLRALRAGDPVGLGKSIRNDLQLAAVTLQPELAVVLKTGTAHGALGALVSGSGPTVAFLAGGEQHGRDLADRLSGDGLRALHVHGPVAGARVL